TAGTTGGATTAGTTTAATTGGTCAGTCTTTTACATATTGGTAGGGGAAAGGGCAGGGGTCATGACAAAGGTCAATTACTATTTCTTTTGCTGAATAaggattatttattttgttattttgttctaTTAATGTGCTATCAGTTAGATTTAATCTAATTTTAAGTTTATGTCTtatttgaaataataaaaatattgataattttttatggCTTGTAATAAAAATAAGATTCTCCAATCAAATGCTTCTGAATATTAGTAGTATCAGTTTGACTATGTGCTCAGATATGTGTGCACATTgggtttcacacaaataatttgagccatttattaaatttaaaatattttttcaagtgtcTTTCATTATAAGTTAATTGGATAACCGTAAGAGTTTGATCCAATCTCCTAActttgttttcaaatttctttaCAGGTCAGCTCAGTGACTGCAAGAGTTTGAccaaatcttttaattttttattcaaattttatttacaaGATCACTTAGTGccaatttggctttaaaagtcaaatagtgatttatttttattcaaaaaaatttagcatttgttagttttgcgtcaaacttttgtaacttattgattcataTGGACGAgagaattggaaaagtaaaatttttgatcgaaactcataattttttaaaaagacacaaataagtaaaataagttgacttatttttgtttttctttaaaaaattatgagtttcgatcaattttttttattttttcgactcCCCTCgtcgagataaatcaataaatcacaaaaatttggcgcaaaataaacaaatccaaaaaaaaaattacttaatttttcaattcaaatctacttttaaaaaaatattttaaatttaataaacaaTTCAAATCGTTTTTATGAGACCTGTACCCACAAAGTGTGCATATGAAATCTGTACCCACAGACTTCCGTATCAATAGTATTCTGTGGTGTGGGTAGCTCTGCGCAATTGGAAcaggagcactgaataatttttcactAAACAGGGACAGTGTAATTTTTTCTTCATCCGTTCCGTTTTTGTTGACCGGCCCTGGATTTGTCAATTCACATCACATCAGGCCCTTCTGTAAATGGACTAAATTAGCCCTGCTGACATTGACGTGCACATTAGCAAGTCCAGCGAACAAACACCTCAAATCTTCACTCTCCCTCCCTTCAAATGCTCTCACAGATTTTAAGTGCTCTAGCAGAGATAACAAATACTCCATCCTTTCTAATTTCCTTGTTATTTTTagagtttgtgcctcttttcaattaattatattttgtaatttataatattttaggtgatttcaaaaacattgaattatagaataaatcgagatctatcaaataagatccagattagatataaaattcattaccacttTAAAGATATCAATAGCtttttaatccagttagaatagaactgagacaagtaaattgggacggaaggagtaccaAACTAATTAACCTGACCATCAAATCTTCataatctcttcttttttttttgggttttatcttgaatatttttaaaaatatttaggtaatattaattttttttttcgatcccTCTTATTAAggcaaatcaataatctacaaaaatttattacaaaatatacaaacgaaaaaaaattgaataagaatgaaaaaaaaaaacccccaaaaagtcaaaaaaaccCTGTGGAGGAACAAGGGCTTAGTCCGTAATAACGACACAAGTTGAGCGTCATAACAAAACGAAAAATGGACTATGCCCCTTTTGTCATCCCGATGTATGGTGTTCATTTATGGTTCCAGTGTGGACCGTTCCCCAATTTAGAGCTGGTTGTTTTCGTCTTTTTCCTCCTCCAGTCCCCCCTTCCAtttccaacttctctctctctctctctctctctctctctctctctctcaacgcttccctttttctctccTGAAAGCTAGTCCTGTCAATTTCCCTCCCATAAACAGCTCATGCCctctcaaccaaacactgaCAGCCCTAGTTTCCGCTCAACGAACCGTCATTGAAGAGTTCGATCGAGTGCTCTCAGCTCAGGTCAGAAGACGACGAATGTTTCAATGCCGGCGAGTTTCTAAGGTAGGTGAGTCAAGGTTTTTGTCAAAATGCATTTTTGCTAACTCTATGAAGCCCGGATTTTTTCCCATTAATTGAAAAGTCAGATTCCGTTGTTGGATTATTTTCTTTCCGAAAGtacgaaaagcaaaaaaaaaaagtcctttattaatagtactatatatatttttgaatacCCAAATAATAGTACTGTTCGATTTTCTAATGTCTGACGGTGTTAGGGTTCTTTTAAAGCTCTGGTCTGTGGTTTGCTCTCTCCATTTTGCAGGTTTCTCTCACTCGGTTTTCGGCGTAGAAATAGCTCTCTCGTTGCGAGGTAATCTTCTTGACCAGTTTGTGATAGTAGtttcaaagagtttttttttggttttgttttgtttgcctTTTGGAATCGttcaaataatcaaaatgtagACTAGTTGTAAAAGTTTTTGGCGGAAGATCGAAATTTTCAGCCTTTTTGTacaattttattgattttttttttttaaagttttgtctAGATTGTTCTATTATTTTACTCGATATGTTTTTACTTGAAGTTGAAAGAGTTCACTGTACATTCTTTATACAGAAAGTCTTTTAACACAGATTTTATGCACCGCAGTTGGGCCCATCCTAGTCTCACAATAAACGATCcgaacgatccgagccgtccattacatttaaaactttttttttgagtcGCCCCACGAcaaatcagctcaatcaaatcaaataaccGTAAGTGTTTGGAACAGCGTTCCTACCCGTTGAATTGGATCCAACTGCTGCGAACGCTTGGGGCCCGCGCGATATTCGTAGTTTAATGTTTCCGTCCACTTGATGACAAATCCCGCCGTGTAAAAATGGCCACATGGGGTTACCCAGAAAACCCAAACATGCAATTGAGACCACGGGTATATAATTGTGTTTTTGGACCATCAACTTATCGGTATGAGTGGAATGGACCCAAGGGAATCCAATGGTACTTTTGAATACTTCTAAAAAGACCGCGCAGTAAAAATTTGTCCGTTATCATCGATTTACAGGTCTACGCTTGCTTTTTTCTGGCTGAGCTACGTACATGTTTCGTCCCCTCCAGTTTGGTGGCAGGGCGAAGTGAAATAATTTCGCAGAACGTATCCCGTGAGGCCGTGACCCGTGTAGAAAAGACTCCGTCTATGAGCCAGATATTAGTTTAATTGGACATGGATATGAACAAAATCGTATCAACGGACCAAAAAGTAGActggacaaatatttttttaagtctTGAACCGCATTTACTATTTCTTCAGATGTGATTTCTTTATGTGGCTATGATGTCCGAATGAGGTGGTTTTCGGAGTGGATAAACTTTTGTCACTGGGCATTGGACATGGATGGTTTGAATGATTTTTATGGGTTTCGAATGGATCCGCAACAGTCcaaaattggaccaaattgaaggAGATTTAACTGGATTAGAGCTCAGTCCCAAGTTTCTCATCCCTCCGGCACAAAATGGTGTTATTTAACATCCCTTTAATAGTACTTCTTACTCGGCCTacaacaaaattgttcttctcCTAGATATCCAGACAAGAATGGATGGATGTGGTACAATGGCTTGATCTAGCCCACAGCTTCTTTTTGTAGATGGGAACTCTCTTCTCTAAGTTCTATTTAGGCTCCAAGTTATTTTTGGGTGGGATGATCTAGTTTAAGTGTGACTTCGTTGTAGTGCCCATCGCTCAATAGTCTATCAACTAGAAGTTAGCTCTTAAGTGATTTATGAGGTGTTTGCCATCTTTTGGTTTCGTTCGTGTCTTCGCAATTTCTATCTTGCTCTCGGTGATTTATGAGGTGTTTGTCGCATGACATGCAGCTTGTTTGGGTTGATTGTCGCGACTTAAGTAGTGTGACATTATGATCTTTGGCGGGGGAATTATGCTAGTTTATTTAGCATAGTTCCCGCTTTTTTGATTTATGGCGAAAAAAcatcataaaagaaaaaaaagagagagtaaaggTTGATTTTTGAGAAGCTATGATTCGATTTGTTTTTTACTAACTTTTACtatttatagtaattttttccCTGTAAAATCCGGTCATGGAAACAGCCAAATCGAAGCTGattattttagattttaaagtCATTCTCAGAATCAAACCCAATCAATTAACATACGTGGGGGTagatttttctgaaattgggtgAAGGGTGCATATAATAATAGTACACACTAGTGCAGCCTTGTCTTCTTGCAAACCAACGCATCTCTATTTACTACAGTATTGTTTTTTGATTATGAACTTTATACGCGTCTAATCTTTTGAGTGTATCCTTGAATCTTTGATCAATAAGTCTTTCACTCTGTTCatgatcttcttcttctgctcatcccttgcttttcttttaaaatcccCTTTTTTAGGCACTTCCAAAGGCCAGCAAATTGGGAACCCACaaagccaaaaacaaaaggaagtTCTGTTTGCCTTTCATGGCCTCGATAAGAGTTAAAGCAATctgcttttttccttttgtaggAACACGCTCATCATTGTCTTAGTCACCACTCATCACCACATTAATCCCTTTATTCTTGAACTTATTGATATCTGCTATAACTTGAGCTATTTCTGATCAATCTCCCCCTCTTAACATATCATCATTTTTGAATCTTTTGCTTTCAGATGGAAACAGTTGATCGGACTACTAAGAGCCGTTTGGCGCGGACTTTTGCCAAGGTTTTGCACATTCGACAAGCAACCGGTGTTGCTCCGGCCGATGAAATTCACAGGAAGACTACGTTTCGAGAAAAGTTCAAACATGATGTCTTTGATGCCGATGATGTTGATGACAAGCTCCGGCACAAAATTGCCAAAGAAGCTTTTCTGTCGAAGCTGTTTGCTACCATTTCAACAGTTAAAGCAGCATATTCCCAGTTGCAGTTTGCTCAATCTCCTTACGATGCTGATGGGATTCAAGCTGCTGATCAGATAGTGATATCAGAGCTGAAGAATTTGTCCGAGTTAAAGCAATGCTATTTGAAGAAACAGTTTGATGAGTTGTCTCCTGAGAAAACACAGCTGTTGGCTGAAATCCAGGAGCAAAAGAGTCTTATCAAGACATATGAAGTTTTTGGGAAAAAGCTGGATTCTGAGCTTAAGCTCAAGAATTCTGAAATTACATTTCTGAAAGAGAAATTGGAGGAAGCCAACAGGGAGAACAAGGGAATTGAGAACAGATTGAACTCAAGTGGGTTGTTGTCTGTTGGTGATAATCTTCACCTCTCAGGCTTGAGTCCCaaccatttcatttcatttcttcgACAAACCACGAAATCCATCCAGAATTTCATTCGGTTGATGGTCAATGAGATGGAATTAGCCGGGTGGGATTTAGATGCCGCTGTTGGAGCAATTGAACCGGGTGTTTGTTTCTCGAATCCAGACCACATTTGTTTTGCATTCGAGTCCTTTGTTTGCCGCGAAATGTTTGATGGTTTCAATAACCCGAACTTCTCTCTTTGGAACGAGTCTTTGCCGGAGCAGCCAAAGAGCCATCgatttttctttgaaagatTCAAGCAAGTGAAATCCATGAAAACTAGGGAAATCCTTGTTCAGAACCCAAAATCAGCATTTTCAAGGTTTTGCTCTACCAAGTACCTGAAACTCGTTCATCCCAAAATGGAAACGTCTCTGTTTGGCAACCTGAATCAGCGAAAATTAGTGAAATCAGGTGACAACCCCGAGACTACTTTCTTTGCCACGTTTTCTGAAATGGCAAAACGGGTTTGGCTCCTGCATTGTTTGGCATTTTCATTTGAGCCTGAAGCGTCGATCTTTCAAGCCGGGAAGGGGTCTCGATTTTCGGAAGTTTACATGGAAAGTGCGTGCGAAGAAGCTTTCTTTTCTCCTGAGGGCTCTACAGAAACTGACCCGCCGGTGGCATTCACGGTGGTTCCAGGGTTCAAGATTGGTAAAACTGTGATACAGTGTCAGGTGTACCTCTCTTCCTCTTAGTCATTAAAGCTACTTAAGATCCAGAAATTATTCACTGGTCTGAACCGATGGTCCCGCGCTTCTCCACAGCCACACAATAGGTGGATAGGTCCAGCAGCATTGTGTGGCACCGAGGAGCCAAGTACCATTGGCCGCGCGCACCGGTTAATTTTACCGGATGATCGGCCATCACCCGGGTAGGAATCGTTGCCGAAAGGCTCGCAACAATCATGGGTTGAACTGGACTCCACTGTCTCTGTAGTTTTTAGGTAATTATTATGGAATAGAAAGATGGGTTGCCTGAGTCTGTCATGTGGTTTCCACATTTTCGCCTGGGCTTTTTGGTCTCTGTTTTGTGgctatttttttcaagaaagaaagCTTGTGGACTGTTTGTTGGGAGCAATCTCTGAAATTTTGTTGATAATATCAGGGAAGTGACGGTTCAGATGTATTATATTTATCTATTTCATATCATATATGTAAAAATGTCTCTATTTGCTAGTGGATGAATGAATACGGTATAAAGTACTTGCACATTCATTTTTATGACCAAACAGTACAAAGAACCCGAAGGTCCGAACAACAAGTGAAACGAaccacaaaattaaaaaaactcgtCAAAATTAACAGCCGCAATGTTAGAGACCACCGATTTGCTCGTGGATGTGGTGGGAGGAAGTAAGAGAAATCAAATCGGCTGGTGGAGCCTACCTGCCTCTTCGTCCCACCGCATTATCCGTTAGGAGTATTAATTTTGACTGTTGCGCCTTTTGTACTATATGATTTGGTGGCCCCTCACTAAATCTGCCAACTGATTCGTGATCGTAGTTGTATGGATATTCATCCATTTTTAATTAATGGACATTGGAAGATCAGGAATTGGTGAAAGCTACAAATAATATAGACAAACTTGATAGGAGTGTTTAGAGTTTTTCAATAACCACATCGAAACCGTTGGATCATCTTTAAACATGAATTCGAATCGAAATCTCTGTTGATTTCCTCGGTAGTGTATGATAGGGACCGAATCAGGATCTTGAATTCAGAAGAGGCCCAGAAATCACTTGGAATCCGATCTTCGATAGCAAAGCTACGAAGAAAAGCGTTGGAGGGATGTCTCAGTAAATCAGCAAACGGCTTTGTTTGTCACGGACAGAGAGAACCTAGCCAAGTGAATACGAGACAAAAGTGAAGGAAATGGGCCATCAAAAAAGCCCAAGTGTGATCAGAGAAGAGGAGACTAAGGGTATCCACGATGCTATAATTAAAAATTGATAACTAAAAGTTatcacatcagcttttgattatttatttaagagaTCGCTAAGGTTAGTAATGTAGATGTCtatataatcaaaattggataattaaaatttgtcacatcatctttttaaactataaaaaattaaaatttttgaacagtagaaaatagtttttctaaaaataattttgaaattaataaaaattatttactagaaatagaaaatattttttgaaacttttttttagaattttttttaaaaaaactgtttttaaaaaaaaaattgtaaaatattttttttttcaaaaatattgtttgaaaagaaagagagagagaggaaacggGAAGAGGAatagaacatttttgtataatgattggtgtatttgattgagaatatgtatGGTCTATTAAATTTTGTTATTGTCAAAAGATTGctgattttggttattcaaagctcaaaatttgattatttataaggaggttgttaagtttaattatagtattgtgagtcatattttgcaccaacattgttaactttaaaaactttttacttttgattatagcattgtggatattTAATGcttaaattttctctttctttgtttggttggagagaaaatatgagagaaaacgacgaaattaattaattattaaggCCCAATTCCaaaaacattcttaaaaaataagcagtttatttcacattttcaaactcaaaaataaaataaatgaaaaataatttttcaatttttttttgcatcatataaaagatctcatcgagatcttccaaacaagatccatattacattttttagatttcaataagctcataattttttagcttgaaattgccttcttaaaaaataaggacttttttttgGTTCCGGAAGGGAGCCTAAGTACAGTGACAATTCTCTCATTTCCTGCAAGTTCCAAATAGAGCATTATGTCTtcaacattcttttttttttttttataagcaaagaaaatttataaatctttgaaaaggaTTATAAATATTTAACTGTATATCGGCGAAAATGCCACCTGAGAACCAAATTCGAAGGAAGGtaagaaatcaaccaaaaaactAAAGCGAGAATCCACACCAAAAAATAACCTCTCAACACCTGGAACGAACATATTAAAATGCAAACACTGAAAGACAACTTGGGAAACACAAATTGctttccgtcccaatttacttatctcagttctattctaagagcatccacagtgatataatcaaaacaaaaaaagtttataaGATTAGCAACATTTGttcaaaaagagctcacattggaataaccaaagttagaaacatcttagcaactcattaaattttggtcattggataatcaaaactaccaactttttgccaataatcaaatctaattgtcttcacatttcctcaatcaagtatatcatcattacacaaaaaccttttttcttctattttcaacatgcttataacaaaaatacttttaaaaacagtttttattttttttgcaaatacagttttttttattaaaactgtttttcccaaaaaaaattttatacagttttatttcaaaactttttttcaaaaactatt
The sequence above is drawn from the Rhododendron vialii isolate Sample 1 chromosome 6a, ASM3025357v1 genome and encodes:
- the LOC131331498 gene encoding protein GRAVITROPIC IN THE LIGHT 1-like isoform X2; protein product: METVDRTTKSRLARTFAKVLHIRQATGVAPADEIHRKTTFREKFKHDVFDADDVDDKLRHKIAKEAFLSKLFATISTVKAAYSQLQFAQSPYDADGIQAADQIVISELKNLSELKQCYLKKQFDELSPEKTQLLAEIQEQKSLIKTYEVFGKKLDSELKLKNSEITFLKEKLEEANRENKGIENRLNSSGLLSVGDNLHLSGLSPNHFISFLRQTTKSIQNFIRLMVNEMELAGWDLDAAVGAIEPGVCFSNPDHICFAFESFVCREMFDGFNNPNFSLWNESLPEQPKSHRFFFERFKQVKSMKTREILVQNPKSAFSRFCSTKYLKLVHPKMETSLFGNLNQRKLVKSGDNPETTFFATFSEMAKRVWLLHCLAFSFEPEASIFQAGKGSRFSEVYMESACEEAFFSPEGSTETDPPVAFTVVPGFKIGKTVIQCQVYLSSS
- the LOC131331498 gene encoding protein GRAVITROPIC IN THE LIGHT 1-like isoform X1 codes for the protein MFQCRRVSKMETVDRTTKSRLARTFAKVLHIRQATGVAPADEIHRKTTFREKFKHDVFDADDVDDKLRHKIAKEAFLSKLFATISTVKAAYSQLQFAQSPYDADGIQAADQIVISELKNLSELKQCYLKKQFDELSPEKTQLLAEIQEQKSLIKTYEVFGKKLDSELKLKNSEITFLKEKLEEANRENKGIENRLNSSGLLSVGDNLHLSGLSPNHFISFLRQTTKSIQNFIRLMVNEMELAGWDLDAAVGAIEPGVCFSNPDHICFAFESFVCREMFDGFNNPNFSLWNESLPEQPKSHRFFFERFKQVKSMKTREILVQNPKSAFSRFCSTKYLKLVHPKMETSLFGNLNQRKLVKSGDNPETTFFATFSEMAKRVWLLHCLAFSFEPEASIFQAGKGSRFSEVYMESACEEAFFSPEGSTETDPPVAFTVVPGFKIGKTVIQCQVYLSSS